Proteins encoded by one window of Winogradskyella sp. PG-2:
- a CDS encoding DUF4382 domain-containing protein, with the protein MNHLQPIKSLFFTLLILVAFTSCTKDDISEGSNFTSITVKLKSITEEHNKVYLDIEDVQLRISESPSNGWVSLNAINSGTHNVCDLRSDAELMLADNFEIASTFIYEIRLVLGDNNFIDLNNTLHSLDVTSLGNATPSNIVTTELIKHRFYNVTIEIDIDNSVSYNEDENMMILNPKLYTEIRQVQY; encoded by the coding sequence ATGAATCACTTACAACCTATAAAATCGCTTTTTTTTACGCTCTTAATTTTAGTTGCTTTTACAAGCTGTACTAAAGATGATATTAGTGAGGGTAGTAATTTCACATCCATTACTGTGAAATTAAAAAGTATAACAGAAGAGCACAACAAAGTATATTTAGATATTGAAGATGTTCAATTAAGAATAAGCGAAAGTCCTAGTAATGGTTGGGTTAGCTTAAACGCTATTAATAGTGGAACACATAATGTTTGTGACTTAAGATCAGATGCGGAGTTAATGCTAGCAGATAATTTTGAAATAGCGTCTACTTTTATATACGAAATTAGATTAGTTCTAGGTGATAATAACTTTATAGATTTAAATAATACGTTACATAGTTTAGATGTCACAAGTTTAGGTAATGCAACACCTTCAAATATAGTAACTACTGAATTGATAAAGCATCGTTTTTATAATGTTACTATAGAGATTGATATCGATAATTCGGTAAGTTATAATGAAGATGAAAACATGATGATTTTAAATCCAAAATTATATACAGAAATAAGACAAGTTCAATATTAA